In Synechococcus sp. KORDI-100, a single window of DNA contains:
- the trpS gene encoding tryptophan--tRNA ligase, translating into MTRPRVLSGVQPTGALHLGNWLGAIRNWVELQNSHDTFVCVVDLHAITVPHDPARLAGDTRTTAALYLACGMDPDRCSVFVQSEVSAHSELCWLLNCVTPLNWLERMIQFKEKAMKQGDNVSVGLLDYPVLMAADILLYDADLVPVGEDQKQHLELARDIAQQRINARFGREDQPVLKVPEPLILKEGARVMSLTDGRSKMSKSDPNEGSRITLLDPPDVINKKIKRAKTDPQRGLEFGNPDRPETDNLLGLYAILSGCGRDAAAEECSGMGWGQFKPLLAEATVAALDPIQQRHRELMADPAELDRVLASGRERAETVAQATLERVRSAMGFAPRT; encoded by the coding sequence ATGACGCGCCCCCGGGTTCTCTCCGGCGTCCAACCCACTGGCGCCCTGCATCTGGGTAACTGGCTGGGGGCGATCCGCAACTGGGTTGAGTTGCAAAACAGCCACGACACGTTTGTCTGCGTGGTGGATCTGCATGCGATCACCGTTCCCCACGACCCAGCCAGGCTTGCTGGGGACACACGAACCACCGCAGCGCTTTATCTGGCCTGTGGCATGGATCCCGACCGTTGTTCAGTGTTCGTCCAGAGCGAGGTATCGGCCCACAGCGAACTGTGCTGGCTGCTGAATTGCGTCACGCCCCTGAACTGGCTTGAGCGCATGATCCAGTTCAAGGAAAAGGCGATGAAGCAGGGCGACAACGTCTCGGTCGGCCTGCTCGACTATCCCGTGCTCATGGCGGCAGACATTCTTCTGTACGACGCAGATCTGGTGCCGGTTGGTGAAGACCAGAAACAGCACCTCGAACTGGCTCGCGACATCGCACAGCAGCGCATCAATGCTCGTTTCGGCCGTGAGGACCAGCCTGTTCTCAAAGTCCCTGAGCCTCTGATTCTCAAGGAGGGAGCTCGGGTGATGAGCCTGACCGATGGCCGAAGCAAGATGAGCAAGAGCGATCCCAATGAAGGAAGCCGCATCACCCTTCTGGATCCGCCTGATGTCATCAACAAAAAGATCAAGCGGGCGAAGACGGACCCACAGCGGGGTCTGGAGTTCGGGAACCCCGATCGCCCTGAAACAGACAACCTGCTGGGGCTTTACGCCATCCTCAGCGGGTGCGGCCGCGACGCCGCCGCTGAGGAATGCTCCGGGATGGGATGGGGTCAGTTCAAGCCGCTGCTGGCTGAAGCGACCGTGGCGGCGCTGGATCCGATCCAGCAGCGTCACCGTGAACTGATGGCCGATCCAGCGGAGCTCGACCGTGTGCTCGCCAGCGGCCGGGAGCGCGCCGAAACCGTGGCGCAAGCCACCCTCGAACGCGTGCGTTCCGCGATGGGGTTCGCCCCGCGAACCTGA
- a CDS encoding glycoside hydrolase family 104 protein: protein MLSRGLRTKALSWTSQRLAVVACLVLCAGVAPLAEATADNDRPKARNLVDRVMLANVSEEGRYELTPERRALLNTIRYAEGTWKDGEDKGYKVLYGGGEFDDLSRHPERIVVKRYASAAAGAYQFLPSTWAGVAKELKLKTFEPKHQDQAALHLAERRGALEEIDRKGLTTEAMARLAPEWASFPMPSGESAYGQPVKSHSDLASFYNDNLERLRTQLGT from the coding sequence CTGCTCTCCAGAGGCCTGAGGACAAAAGCTCTTTCGTGGACATCCCAGCGGCTTGCCGTTGTGGCCTGCCTTGTTCTCTGCGCAGGTGTTGCCCCCCTTGCTGAAGCAACTGCCGATAACGATCGTCCCAAGGCACGCAACCTGGTGGACCGCGTCATGCTCGCCAATGTCAGTGAGGAGGGTCGCTATGAACTCACTCCGGAACGTCGCGCCCTGCTGAACACAATCCGCTACGCGGAAGGCACCTGGAAGGATGGGGAGGACAAGGGATACAAGGTTCTCTACGGCGGTGGTGAGTTCGATGACCTGTCGCGTCATCCCGAGCGCATTGTCGTGAAGCGCTACGCCAGTGCTGCTGCGGGTGCCTACCAGTTTCTGCCCTCCACCTGGGCCGGAGTGGCCAAGGAACTGAAGCTGAAGACGTTCGAACCAAAGCATCAGGATCAGGCAGCGCTTCACCTTGCCGAGCGCAGAGGAGCACTTGAGGAGATTGATCGCAAGGGCCTGACGACCGAAGCCATGGCTCGCCTGGCTCCGGAGTGGGCGTCCTTTCCAATGCCTTCAGGAGAAAGCGCCTACGGACAGCCCGTGAAGTCTCACAGCGATCTGGCGAGTTTCTACAACGACAATCTGGAAAGACTTCGCACTCAGCTCGGAACCTGA
- a CDS encoding DUF2605 family protein — protein sequence MSSGQPIPNASSDAEELMSSLLDSLLDDFEHWFNRGEELLARCPTRVMASDDQQRLADRLLEGRQAIAATRALVSAASQPMAVSMDAMTPWHGLVTEVWSLAARLGSVEH from the coding sequence ATGTCCTCCGGACAGCCCATCCCCAATGCCTCGTCGGATGCAGAGGAGCTGATGTCGTCGCTCCTGGACTCCCTGCTGGATGACTTCGAACACTGGTTCAACCGCGGGGAGGAACTGCTCGCGCGCTGCCCAACCCGCGTGATGGCCAGCGACGACCAGCAGAGGCTCGCTGACCGCCTGCTGGAGGGCAGGCAGGCCATTGCAGCCACCCGCGCTCTCGTGTCAGCCGCATCGCAGCCGATGGCGGTGTCGATGGACGCGATGACGCCCTGGCACGGCCTCGTCACTGAGGTGTGGAGTCTTGCTGCCCGACTTGGGTCGGTCGAGCATTGA
- the thrS gene encoding threonine--tRNA ligase produces MAGPEQEPVSSAAATPTAPVALPKTSESDQLLKIRHSMSHVMAMAVQTLFPKAQVTIGPWTESGFYYDFDNPDPFTEADLKAIKKEMGKIIGRRLPLERIEVSREEAATKIKAQNEPYKLEILDGLSEPITLYTLGDQWWDLCAGPHVENTKELNPKAFELESVAGAYWRGDENRAQLQRIYGTAWETPEQLAEHKRRKQEALRRDHRRIGKDLDLFSIEDEAGAGLVFWHPRGARLRLLIEDFWRQAHFEGGYDLLYTPHVADISLWKTSGHLDFYQESMFGPMQVDEREYQLKPMNCPFHVLTYASKLRSYRELPIRWAELGTVYRYERPGVMHGLMRVRGFTQDDAHVFCLPHQISDEILRILDLTERILSTFDFSTYEINLSTRPEKSIGEDAVWDLATKGLVEALERKGWSYKIDEGGGAFYGPKIDLKIEDAIGRMWQCSTIQLDFTLPERFDLEYVAVDGSRQRPIMIHRAIFGSLERFFGIMTENYAGDFPFWLAPEQIRLLPVTDEVQPYAERLLQQLTDVGVRATIDRSGERLGKLIRIGEQMKIPVLGVIGAKESEQQSVSLRSRRDGDLGMVTASRLVEASGRAGRERLSGLELDPA; encoded by the coding sequence ATGGCGGGCCCCGAGCAGGAACCGGTGAGCAGCGCGGCCGCAACCCCCACAGCACCCGTCGCTCTTCCCAAGACCAGCGAAAGCGATCAGCTTCTGAAGATCCGTCACTCGATGAGCCACGTGATGGCCATGGCGGTTCAGACGCTCTTCCCCAAGGCCCAGGTGACCATCGGTCCCTGGACCGAATCCGGTTTCTACTACGACTTCGACAATCCAGACCCCTTCACCGAAGCCGACCTGAAGGCCATCAAAAAGGAGATGGGCAAGATCATCGGTCGCCGCCTTCCCCTCGAGCGCATCGAGGTGAGCCGTGAGGAAGCCGCAACGAAGATCAAGGCGCAGAACGAGCCCTACAAGCTTGAAATCCTGGATGGGCTGTCGGAACCCATCACCCTCTACACCCTCGGGGATCAGTGGTGGGATCTGTGCGCCGGGCCGCATGTGGAAAACACGAAAGAGCTCAATCCGAAGGCCTTCGAACTGGAGAGCGTCGCTGGGGCCTACTGGCGCGGTGATGAGAACCGTGCGCAGCTGCAACGGATTTATGGAACCGCCTGGGAGACCCCCGAGCAGCTGGCCGAACACAAACGCCGCAAGCAGGAAGCCTTACGCCGGGATCACCGACGCATCGGCAAGGATCTCGACCTCTTCTCGATCGAGGATGAAGCCGGCGCTGGCCTTGTGTTCTGGCATCCGCGCGGGGCGCGTCTGCGTCTCCTCATCGAAGACTTCTGGCGCCAGGCTCACTTCGAGGGCGGTTACGACCTGCTCTACACCCCACATGTGGCCGACATCAGCCTGTGGAAAACTTCAGGTCATCTGGACTTCTACCAGGAGTCGATGTTCGGACCGATGCAGGTGGACGAACGTGAATATCAGCTCAAACCGATGAACTGTCCGTTTCACGTGCTCACTTACGCGAGCAAATTGCGCAGCTACAGAGAGCTGCCGATCCGCTGGGCTGAGCTCGGCACGGTGTATCGCTACGAGCGCCCTGGAGTGATGCATGGGCTGATGCGGGTGCGTGGATTCACCCAGGACGATGCCCATGTGTTCTGCCTCCCTCATCAGATCAGTGATGAGATTCTCCGCATCCTCGATCTCACAGAACGCATCCTCTCCACCTTCGACTTCAGTACCTACGAAATCAATCTCTCAACCAGGCCTGAGAAATCGATCGGGGAAGACGCCGTCTGGGATCTGGCCACAAAGGGGTTGGTCGAAGCGCTCGAACGCAAGGGTTGGTCCTACAAGATCGACGAAGGCGGCGGCGCGTTCTACGGCCCCAAGATCGACCTGAAGATCGAGGATGCGATCGGACGGATGTGGCAGTGCTCCACAATCCAGCTGGACTTCACCCTCCCCGAACGCTTCGATCTCGAGTACGTGGCCGTGGACGGGTCGCGGCAGCGTCCGATCATGATCCACAGGGCGATCTTCGGCTCGCTGGAACGATTTTTCGGGATCATGACCGAGAACTACGCCGGTGATTTCCCCTTCTGGCTGGCCCCTGAGCAGATTCGGCTTCTGCCGGTCACCGACGAGGTTCAGCCCTACGCAGAGCGTCTCCTGCAGCAACTCACAGATGTTGGCGTCCGCGCCACGATCGATCGCAGCGGTGAACGCCTCGGCAAATTGATCCGCATCGGTGAACAGATGAAAATTCCGGTGCTTGGCGTGATCGGAGCCAAGGAGTCGGAACAGCAGTCGGTCAGTCTTCGCAGCCGCCGGGATGGGGACCTCGGCATGGTCACAGCAAGCCGACTCGTGGAAGCGTCAGGACGAGCCGGGCGGGAGCGGCTTTCCGGACTGGAGCTGGATCCAGCGTGA
- a CDS encoding DUF1824 family protein, translating into MPRPNNLADLVHWREAPTLEDDLADRLRRELATAMAEAEWFTIGVMAPSSGAALEALRRLETQQGWNPMQVVQTTEEAGPVFLKANQINGSIRIRIEHGLGQGILISGHRHETPDDQAGMVNTWGPLPLDFF; encoded by the coding sequence ATGCCCAGGCCGAACAACCTCGCTGATCTTGTGCATTGGCGCGAGGCACCAACGCTTGAGGACGACCTTGCTGATCGCCTGCGCCGGGAGCTTGCCACCGCCATGGCGGAGGCCGAATGGTTCACCATCGGGGTGATGGCCCCGTCGTCCGGCGCTGCTCTGGAGGCTCTGAGGCGTCTTGAAACCCAACAGGGGTGGAACCCCATGCAGGTGGTGCAGACCACCGAAGAAGCAGGGCCGGTGTTTCTCAAAGCCAACCAGATCAATGGTTCGATTCGCATCCGAATCGAGCATGGGCTCGGGCAGGGGATCCTGATCAGCGGTCATCGTCATGAAACACCCGACGATCAGGCCGGCATGGTCAACACCTGGGGGCCGCTACCGCTTGATTTTTTCTGA
- a CDS encoding glucokinase: MAGTTLLAGDMGGTKTLLALYGLNNGRLTTLHQEKFKSSEWSSLEPMLQAFISQRPAEIPAPDHGCIAVAGPVRNRTAKITNLPWQLKEEDLAAAAGTQRLELVNDFGVLIYGLPHFDAEQQVVLQDGHRDQGPVAILGAGTGLGMARGMHTDRGLISLSCEGGHREFAARTEKEWQLACWLKRDLGLDRLSVERIVSGTGLGHVAHWLLNQPHAQNHPLREMATSWRSNTADDFPAQVSRAASDGDDLMHHAQELWLSAYGAAAGDVALHELCSGGLWIGGGTAAKQLAGLRSDTFLTPLREKGRFKEFMGSLNVTAVIDPLAGLFSAGCRARMLAEPGETLT; the protein is encoded by the coding sequence ATGGCCGGCACCACCCTTCTCGCAGGCGACATGGGAGGAACCAAGACCCTCCTGGCGCTTTACGGGTTGAACAACGGTCGCCTGACGACCCTCCATCAGGAGAAGTTCAAGTCCAGTGAATGGAGCTCTCTGGAGCCGATGCTTCAGGCCTTCATCAGCCAACGACCTGCCGAGATCCCGGCCCCTGATCACGGTTGCATCGCAGTGGCAGGCCCCGTCCGGAACAGGACAGCGAAGATCACGAATCTCCCCTGGCAGCTGAAGGAGGAGGACCTGGCGGCGGCGGCCGGCACGCAGCGGCTTGAACTGGTCAACGATTTCGGCGTGCTGATCTATGGGCTTCCTCATTTCGACGCGGAACAACAGGTGGTGCTCCAGGACGGACACCGGGATCAGGGGCCGGTGGCGATTCTCGGAGCCGGAACCGGACTGGGCATGGCCCGGGGAATGCACACGGATCGAGGTCTGATCTCCCTGTCCTGTGAGGGTGGACACCGTGAATTCGCTGCCCGAACCGAGAAGGAATGGCAGCTGGCCTGTTGGCTGAAGCGTGATCTCGGCCTTGATCGACTGTCGGTGGAGCGGATCGTGAGTGGGACAGGCCTGGGGCACGTGGCCCATTGGCTTCTCAATCAACCCCATGCCCAGAACCACCCACTGCGAGAGATGGCGACCTCATGGCGGAGCAACACAGCCGATGACTTCCCGGCCCAGGTGAGCCGTGCCGCGTCCGACGGTGACGATCTCATGCACCATGCCCAGGAGCTCTGGCTTTCGGCCTACGGCGCTGCAGCCGGCGATGTGGCCTTGCATGAACTCTGCAGCGGCGGGCTCTGGATCGGAGGGGGCACAGCAGCCAAACAGTTGGCGGGACTGCGCTCAGACACCTTCCTGACCCCGCTGCGAGAGAAGGGGCGCTTCAAGGAGTTCATGGGCAGCCTGAACGTCACCGCCGTCATCGATCCACTGGCAGGACTGTTCAGCGCCGGCTGCCGGGCACGGATGCTTGCGGAGCCAGGTGAGACACTGACCTGA
- the thrB gene encoding homoserine kinase, whose translation MSQPRIGQKVVVDVPATTANLGPGFDCLGAALDLNNRFAMRRIEGNGERFELIIEGTEGSHLRGGPDNLVYRAAQRVWKAAGLEPVALEARVRLAVPPARGLGSSATAIVAGLIGANALVGDPLSKEKLLELAIDIEGHPDNVVPSLLGGLCMTAKAASQRWRVVRCEWTSAIKAVVAIPSIRLSTSEARRAMPKAIPLSDAVVNLGALTLLLQGLRTGNGDLIADGMHDRLHEPYRWRLIKGGDQVKSSALEAGAWGCAISGAGPSIIALCSEDKGKAVSAAMVRAWEAAGVASRAPVLDLQTSGSHWQPADDG comes from the coding sequence ATGTCGCAGCCGCGCATCGGGCAGAAAGTGGTGGTGGATGTTCCCGCGACCACCGCCAATCTGGGGCCCGGTTTCGACTGTCTCGGTGCGGCACTCGATCTGAACAACCGCTTCGCGATGCGACGGATCGAAGGCAATGGTGAGCGGTTTGAACTCATCATTGAGGGAACGGAGGGAAGTCATCTGCGCGGAGGGCCTGACAACCTCGTGTACAGAGCTGCCCAGCGGGTCTGGAAAGCAGCAGGACTCGAACCGGTTGCCCTGGAGGCCAGGGTTCGCCTGGCCGTTCCTCCGGCCCGCGGTCTTGGCAGCAGCGCGACCGCCATCGTGGCGGGACTGATAGGCGCGAACGCCCTGGTGGGAGACCCTCTCAGCAAAGAAAAGCTTCTTGAGCTGGCGATTGACATCGAGGGACACCCGGACAACGTGGTCCCCTCGCTGCTGGGAGGCTTGTGCATGACCGCCAAGGCCGCGTCCCAGCGCTGGCGCGTTGTGCGCTGTGAGTGGACGTCAGCGATCAAGGCTGTCGTTGCGATTCCGTCGATCCGCCTCAGCACGAGTGAAGCGCGCCGTGCCATGCCCAAAGCGATCCCGCTCAGTGATGCCGTGGTGAATCTCGGAGCCCTGACCCTCTTGCTGCAGGGACTGCGGACAGGCAATGGCGATCTGATCGCTGATGGAATGCACGATCGCCTGCACGAGCCCTATCGCTGGCGACTGATCAAGGGAGGTGATCAGGTGAAGTCCTCCGCCCTCGAGGCCGGTGCCTGGGGCTGCGCGATCAGTGGAGCTGGTCCGAGCATCATTGCCCTGTGTTCAGAGGACAAGGGGAAAGCCGTCAGCGCGGCGATGGTGCGCGCATGGGAAGCTGCTGGTGTGGCCAGTCGGGCGCCGGTTCTGGATCTGCAGACTTCAGGCAGCCACTGGCAACCTGCCGATGATGGGTAG
- a CDS encoding NAD(P)H-quinone oxidoreductase subunit 4 — MDAELPLLAASQASFPWLSLIVLLPAVGAMLMPLLPGDESKPSPLPRNLALGVLLVDLLLMVAVFATRFDPSQSGLQLVERVSWLPVIGLEWSLAADGLSAPLVVLSGLVTLLSVAASWSVTSKSRLYFALLLVQASAQGLVFLSQDFLLFFLAWELELVPVYLLIAIWGGQNRQYAATKFILYTALASLLILISGLALALSGDQFTLNLGELAARSPGGSFGLLCYLGFLVGFGVKLPMFPLHTWLPDAHGEANAPVSMLLAGVLLKMGGYALLRFNVQMLPDAHLQLAPALVILGIVNIVYGALNAFAQDNVKRRIACSSVSHMGFVLLGIGAVDALGVSGAMLQMVSHGLIAAAMFFVTGVFYERTKTLSIPNMGGLAKALPITFAFFLASSLASLALPGMSGFISEITVFLGITSQEGFTSLFRSISVLLAAIGLVLTPIYLLSMCRRVFFGPRIPALAVIDDMRPRELVIGLTLLVPTLVIGVWPRVAMDLYEASTDALATRLGEHSLMALIQRLPLG, encoded by the coding sequence ATGGACGCAGAACTGCCGTTGTTGGCCGCGTCCCAGGCCAGCTTTCCGTGGTTATCCCTGATTGTTCTCCTTCCAGCGGTCGGCGCGATGCTGATGCCGCTTCTGCCGGGAGACGAAAGCAAACCGTCGCCACTGCCTCGCAACCTCGCCCTCGGCGTGCTGTTGGTCGACCTGCTGCTGATGGTCGCGGTCTTCGCCACACGCTTTGATCCCTCCCAGTCGGGACTGCAGCTGGTGGAGCGCGTCAGCTGGCTCCCCGTGATTGGTCTTGAGTGGTCCCTGGCCGCTGATGGCCTGTCAGCCCCGCTGGTTGTCCTCAGCGGCCTCGTCACCCTGCTGTCCGTCGCTGCAAGCTGGTCGGTCACCAGTAAATCCCGCCTGTATTTCGCCCTGCTGCTCGTGCAGGCATCCGCCCAGGGACTTGTGTTTCTGTCCCAGGACTTTCTGCTGTTCTTCCTGGCCTGGGAACTCGAACTGGTGCCGGTGTACCTGCTGATCGCGATCTGGGGCGGTCAGAACAGGCAGTACGCCGCCACCAAGTTCATCCTTTACACAGCCCTGGCCTCGCTGCTGATCCTGATCAGTGGCCTGGCCCTTGCTCTCTCCGGCGATCAGTTCACGCTCAATCTGGGGGAACTCGCGGCTCGCTCGCCAGGGGGCAGTTTTGGACTGCTCTGCTACCTGGGTTTCCTGGTTGGTTTCGGCGTGAAGCTGCCGATGTTCCCCCTCCACACCTGGCTGCCGGACGCCCATGGTGAAGCCAATGCGCCGGTCTCCATGCTGCTGGCGGGCGTGCTGCTGAAGATGGGCGGTTATGCCCTGCTGCGGTTCAACGTCCAGATGCTGCCCGATGCCCACCTTCAGCTGGCACCGGCTCTGGTGATCCTCGGCATCGTCAACATCGTCTATGGAGCACTGAATGCCTTTGCCCAGGACAACGTCAAACGTCGCATCGCCTGCAGTTCCGTGAGCCACATGGGCTTTGTCCTGCTTGGGATCGGCGCTGTCGATGCGCTTGGAGTCAGCGGCGCCATGCTGCAGATGGTGAGTCACGGCCTGATCGCCGCGGCCATGTTCTTCGTCACCGGGGTGTTCTACGAACGCACCAAGACCCTGTCGATTCCCAACATGGGAGGCCTGGCCAAAGCTCTGCCGATCACCTTCGCTTTCTTTCTGGCCAGCTCCCTCGCCTCCCTGGCACTGCCTGGCATGAGCGGCTTCATCAGCGAGATCACCGTTTTCCTTGGCATCACAAGCCAGGAAGGGTTCACATCCCTGTTCCGGTCGATCAGCGTTCTTCTCGCAGCGATCGGCCTGGTGCTGACGCCCATCTACCTATTGTCCATGTGCCGGCGTGTGTTTTTCGGGCCGAGGATCCCAGCTCTTGCCGTCATCGACGACATGCGCCCGCGTGAACTGGTGATCGGACTCACCTTGCTGGTCCCCACGCTGGTGATTGGCGTCTGGCCTCGGGTCGCGATGGATCTCTACGAGGCATCCACCGATGCCCTGGCCACACGCCTTGGAGAACACAGCCTGATGGCTCTGATCCAACGCCTTCCCCTCGGTTGA
- a CDS encoding M3 family metallopeptidase, whose translation MTTTSALLKGSGLPRFESITPDLVRSDIPVLISTLEEEFSALESRLSEALAKDELLDWQAVMPALQRIGERLRWSWGVVSHLNGVCNSPELRDAHASQLGDVVRLGNRLGQSAVLHQALSHLRDAPNQPLDETRQRILASELLSMDQRGVGLSGEEQQAFNRTSERLAELSTAFSNHVLDATQRWTLKLTDKAQVSGLPQRALEALAAAAREAGDGEATAADGPWLLGLDMPRYLPFLTHAEDRGLRETIYRAHVSRASSGELDNRDLIDEILRLRIEQARRLGYAHWAERSLASKMAEDVDAVEALLEELRIAAYPAAERELADLRDCAARHGAAEANDLAPWDLPFWSERLRRERFDLDQEALRPWFPLPQVLQGLFGLCERLFDVEIQAADGEAPIWHKDVRFFRVLRRNGQAIAAFYLDPFSRPASKRGGAWMDCCLGRSIGSDGHQVLPVAYLICNQTPPVGDTPSLMSFEEVETLFHEFGHGLQHMLTTVDEPEAAGINNVEWDAVELPSQFMENWCLDRATLMGMARHWQTGEPLPEEEFNKLQRNRTFNAGLATLRQVHFALTDLRLHSRWTPELGLTPDQLRREVACNTAVIDPIPEDQFLCAFGHIFSGGYSAGYYSYKWAEVLSADAFAAFEEAGLDNEDQVRATGARFRDTVLSLGGSRAPAEVFAAFRGRQASSEALIRHSGLVAAA comes from the coding sequence ATGACCACCACCTCTGCACTCCTCAAAGGATCTGGGCTGCCCCGATTCGAGTCCATCACGCCTGACCTGGTCCGCAGCGATATCCCAGTTCTGATCTCCACCCTTGAGGAGGAGTTCAGCGCACTGGAGAGCAGGCTGAGTGAGGCTCTGGCGAAGGATGAACTCCTCGACTGGCAAGCGGTGATGCCAGCCTTGCAGCGCATTGGAGAACGGCTGCGCTGGAGCTGGGGCGTGGTCTCCCACCTCAACGGTGTCTGCAACTCACCGGAGTTACGCGATGCCCACGCCAGTCAGCTCGGTGATGTCGTGCGTCTCGGCAATCGCCTTGGCCAGAGCGCTGTGCTCCACCAGGCTCTCAGCCACCTCCGCGATGCCCCCAACCAACCCCTGGATGAAACCCGCCAACGCATCCTGGCCAGCGAGCTGCTCTCGATGGATCAACGGGGCGTCGGTCTGAGTGGCGAAGAACAGCAGGCCTTCAACCGAACCAGTGAACGGCTGGCGGAACTCTCAACGGCCTTCAGCAACCATGTTCTGGATGCCACCCAGCGTTGGACGCTGAAGCTGACCGACAAGGCCCAGGTGTCCGGCCTGCCTCAACGCGCTCTCGAGGCCCTTGCCGCCGCAGCCCGAGAGGCGGGAGACGGCGAAGCCACAGCTGCTGATGGGCCCTGGCTTCTGGGCCTTGACATGCCGCGATACCTGCCCTTTCTCACCCATGCGGAGGATCGCGGTCTGCGTGAAACCATCTACCGAGCCCATGTCAGCCGTGCCAGCAGCGGCGAGCTGGACAACAGGGACCTGATCGATGAAATTCTGAGGCTGCGCATCGAGCAGGCCAGGCGTCTCGGCTATGCCCACTGGGCCGAACGCAGCCTCGCCAGCAAGATGGCTGAGGACGTGGACGCTGTTGAGGCACTGCTCGAGGAACTGCGCATTGCGGCCTACCCCGCAGCGGAACGCGAACTGGCGGATCTCAGGGACTGTGCAGCACGCCATGGAGCAGCTGAGGCCAATGACCTCGCTCCATGGGACCTGCCGTTCTGGTCCGAACGCCTCCGCAGGGAACGTTTTGATCTGGATCAGGAGGCTCTGCGGCCCTGGTTCCCGCTTCCCCAGGTGCTCCAGGGCCTGTTCGGCCTCTGTGAACGCCTCTTCGATGTCGAGATCCAGGCTGCGGACGGGGAGGCACCGATCTGGCACAAGGATGTCCGCTTCTTCCGGGTTCTGAGGCGCAACGGGCAGGCCATCGCGGCGTTTTATCTCGATCCCTTCAGTCGACCGGCCAGCAAACGGGGCGGTGCCTGGATGGATTGCTGTCTCGGCCGCAGCATCGGCAGCGATGGACACCAGGTGCTGCCTGTGGCCTATCTGATCTGCAATCAGACACCACCGGTTGGGGACACCCCCAGCCTGATGAGCTTTGAAGAAGTCGAGACCCTGTTCCACGAGTTCGGTCACGGTCTTCAGCACATGCTGACCACCGTTGACGAACCGGAAGCGGCTGGGATCAACAATGTCGAGTGGGACGCCGTCGAGCTGCCAAGTCAGTTCATGGAGAACTGGTGTCTCGATCGCGCAACCTTGATGGGCATGGCCCGCCACTGGCAGACCGGAGAACCTCTTCCGGAGGAGGAATTCAACAAACTGCAACGCAACCGCACCTTCAATGCCGGATTAGCCACCCTGCGGCAGGTGCACTTTGCCCTCACCGATCTGCGCCTCCACAGCCGCTGGACACCGGAGCTGGGCCTGACACCGGATCAGTTGCGCCGTGAGGTGGCCTGCAACACCGCGGTGATCGATCCGATCCCGGAGGATCAGTTCCTCTGCGCCTTCGGCCACATCTTCTCCGGCGGTTACTCAGCCGGGTACTACTCCTACAAATGGGCGGAAGTGCTCAGCGCCGATGCCTTCGCAGCGTTTGAGGAAGCTGGCCTGGACAACGAGGACCAGGTTCGGGCCACGGGTGCACGGTTCCGGGACACGGTGCTGAGCCTTGGCGGCAGTCGCGCACCGGCTGAGGTGTTCGCTGCCTTCCGTGGTCGCCAGGCCAGTAGCGAGGCGCTGATCCGCCACTCCGGATTGGTTGCCGCGGCCTAG
- a CDS encoding triacylglycerol lipase: MSRALVLVHGLWDTPRLFRRLIQTLDDPERPLLAPHLPHRLGAVPLRQLARDLDREIRARFAADEVIDLLGFSMGGVVGRIWLQELNGAQRTRRFFSVGSPQHGTLAAQPIPRALLAGAADMKVGSALLRDLSRSSQTLERLDCRSYFCHWDLMVCPYWTAMLPCGDQQVIDVLTHQQLMSHPRALGVFREHLAED, encoded by the coding sequence ATGAGTCGCGCACTTGTGTTAGTACATGGGCTCTGGGACACCCCGCGCCTGTTCCGGCGGTTGATCCAGACCCTGGATGATCCTGAACGGCCACTGCTTGCTCCCCACCTGCCCCATCGCCTGGGAGCCGTGCCGTTGCGCCAGCTGGCTCGTGATCTCGATCGCGAGATCCGAGCACGGTTCGCTGCGGATGAGGTGATTGATCTGCTTGGATTCTCGATGGGTGGCGTGGTGGGCCGCATCTGGTTGCAGGAACTGAACGGGGCCCAGCGCACGCGCCGATTTTTCAGTGTTGGAAGTCCTCAGCATGGAACCCTTGCCGCTCAACCGATTCCACGGGCGTTGCTGGCCGGTGCAGCGGACATGAAAGTGGGGAGTGCCCTGCTGCGGGATCTCAGCCGCAGCTCCCAGACCCTGGAACGGCTGGACTGTCGCAGTTATTTCTGCCATTGGGATCTGATGGTGTGCCCGTATTGGACAGCCATGCTTCCCTGTGGGGATCAGCAGGTGATTGACGTCTTGACGCACCAGCAGCTGATGTCCCACCCCAGGGCCTTAGGCGTCTTTCGGGAGCACCTCGCCGAGGACTAG